From the genome of Candidatus Microthrix subdominans, one region includes:
- a CDS encoding acyl-CoA carboxylase subunit beta gives MAAAGARARAGNLERGRAKLDAQGKLFVRDRIDLLCDPGTFVEDALLANASATDLPADGVVTGIGDVDGRPVVVVANDPTVKAGSWGARTVEKIVRATEAALSQELPIVWLVDSAGARITDQVQLFPGRRGAGRIFHNQVKLSGRVPQVCALFGPSAAGGAYIPAFCDLVIMVEGNASMYLGSPRMAQMVIGEEATLEETGGARMHATVSGSGDNLAADDEEAIAAVRAYLTYLPGNWKLPPPVYEPVPPVRRLDDTIVPAEDTAGYDVHEVIDGLIDAESFFEIKPLFAPELVTGFGLIEGRPVGIVANNPAIVGGVLFVDSADKAARFIWLCDAFSIPLVFLADVPGFMIGTEVERQGIIRHGAKMITAVSEATVAKISIILRKAYGAGLYAMAGPAFDPVATLALPTAKIAVMGPEAAVNAVFANKIAEITDPAEQEAFIAERRAEYEADVDLLRLASELVVDAVIDWGELRREIHLRLSRAEGRVRHFSDRRHGVPPV, from the coding sequence CTGGCGGCGGCCGGCGCTCGCGCCCGGGCGGGCAACCTCGAGCGGGGCCGGGCCAAGCTGGATGCCCAAGGCAAGCTCTTCGTTCGCGACCGCATCGACCTGCTGTGCGATCCGGGCACCTTCGTCGAGGACGCGCTGCTCGCCAACGCCTCGGCCACCGACCTACCCGCCGACGGCGTGGTCACCGGCATCGGCGACGTCGACGGTCGCCCGGTGGTCGTCGTCGCCAACGACCCGACGGTCAAGGCAGGCTCGTGGGGCGCCCGCACGGTCGAAAAGATCGTCCGGGCCACCGAGGCCGCACTCAGCCAGGAGCTGCCGATCGTCTGGCTGGTCGACTCCGCCGGCGCGCGCATCACCGATCAGGTGCAGCTGTTCCCCGGGCGGCGCGGCGCCGGGCGCATCTTCCACAACCAGGTCAAGCTGTCTGGACGGGTGCCCCAGGTATGTGCCCTGTTCGGCCCGTCGGCCGCCGGCGGCGCCTACATCCCCGCCTTCTGCGACCTGGTGATCATGGTCGAGGGCAATGCCTCGATGTACTTGGGCTCTCCCCGCATGGCTCAGATGGTGATCGGCGAGGAGGCGACGCTGGAGGAGACCGGCGGGGCCCGCATGCACGCCACCGTGTCCGGCTCCGGCGACAACCTGGCCGCCGACGACGAGGAGGCGATCGCCGCCGTTCGGGCCTATCTCACCTACCTGCCGGGTAACTGGAAGCTGCCACCGCCGGTGTACGAGCCGGTGCCACCGGTGCGCCGGCTCGACGACACGATCGTCCCCGCCGAGGACACCGCCGGCTACGACGTGCACGAGGTGATCGACGGGCTGATCGACGCCGAGTCGTTCTTCGAGATCAAGCCGCTCTTCGCCCCGGAGCTCGTCACCGGCTTCGGGCTGATCGAGGGGCGGCCGGTGGGCATCGTCGCCAACAACCCCGCCATCGTTGGCGGCGTCCTGTTCGTCGACTCCGCCGACAAGGCGGCGCGGTTCATCTGGCTGTGCGATGCGTTCAGCATCCCACTGGTGTTCCTGGCCGACGTACCCGGGTTCATGATCGGCACCGAGGTGGAGCGCCAGGGCATCATCCGCCACGGCGCCAAGATGATCACGGCCGTGTCCGAAGCGACCGTCGCCAAGATCTCGATCATCCTCCGCAAGGCCTACGGGGCCGGTCTGTACGCCATGGCGGGCCCGGCGTTCGACCCGGTCGCCACGCTGGCTCTGCCCACCGCCAAGATCGCGGTCATGGGGCCCGAGGCGGCGGTCAACGCGGTGTTCGCCAACAAGATCGCCGAGATCACCGATCCGGCCGAGCAGGAGGCCTTCATCGCCGAGCGTCGAGCCGAGTACGAGGCCGACGTCGACCTGTTGCGCCTGGCCTCCGAGCTGGTGGTGGACGCGGTGATCGACTG
- a CDS encoding serine/threonine-protein phosphatase translates to MSVHVLQLIGAIVAALGTGVWASATWARWRGSQRILADEPSSDAAAMARASIRQHLHAVLLWLVVFVVAVVRGLTASATDMTGTWVAMVALIPPAWITVIQARRGSEDGRLFLTRLRLDQRAQEVIAQESEVTAKWTDRLVPAFMEEVDDLEFGRASHAGAGLVTGDFLDVVPLGHGRCALVIGDATGHGVDASISAFQSKYVLRSYLRRFRDPAQVLDELNEHLGASSGPEDLLSVLVAIVDTEQGTLRYASAGHCTNLALVERELVILRSTGPLLMLDRNAHYASREVAFGTEDLLLLYTDGLVEARNSSNAQFGTERIGQHLRREATSAAEVLAKSLLDSAVDHASGQLNDDLTVLAVRRK, encoded by the coding sequence GTGAGCGTGCACGTACTGCAACTGATCGGGGCAATCGTGGCCGCTCTCGGAACGGGGGTGTGGGCCAGCGCAACGTGGGCCCGCTGGCGGGGTAGCCAGCGGATCCTGGCCGACGAGCCCAGCAGCGATGCCGCCGCCATGGCGCGAGCGTCGATCCGCCAGCACCTGCATGCCGTTCTGTTGTGGCTGGTCGTGTTCGTCGTCGCCGTCGTCCGTGGGTTGACCGCCTCGGCAACGGACATGACCGGGACCTGGGTGGCCATGGTTGCGCTGATACCGCCCGCCTGGATCACGGTGATTCAGGCACGTCGGGGCTCCGAGGACGGCCGCCTGTTTCTCACCCGGCTGCGTCTCGACCAGCGGGCCCAGGAAGTCATCGCCCAGGAGTCCGAGGTGACCGCCAAGTGGACCGACAGGCTGGTGCCGGCCTTTATGGAGGAGGTGGACGACCTCGAGTTCGGTCGTGCCTCCCACGCCGGCGCCGGGCTGGTGACCGGTGACTTTCTCGACGTCGTTCCGCTCGGTCACGGGCGCTGTGCGCTGGTCATCGGCGACGCCACCGGCCACGGGGTGGATGCGTCGATCTCGGCCTTCCAGTCCAAGTACGTGTTGCGGTCCTACCTCCGACGGTTCCGCGACCCGGCGCAGGTGCTCGACGAACTCAACGAGCACCTGGGGGCCAGCTCCGGTCCCGAGGACCTGTTATCGGTGTTGGTGGCGATCGTCGATACCGAACAGGGCACGCTGCGCTATGCGTCGGCGGGCCACTGCACCAACCTGGCCCTCGTCGAACGTGAACTGGTCATTCTGCGCTCGACCGGACCGCTGTTGATGTTGGACCGCAACGCCCACTACGCCAGCCGCGAGGTGGCGTTTGGAACCGAGGATCTCTTGTTGTTGTACACCGATGGGCTCGTCGAGGCCCGCAACTCGTCCAACGCCCAATTCGGCACCGAGCGCATCGGCCAACACCTGCGTCGGGAGGCCACCAGCGCCGCCGAAGTGTTGGCCAAGAGCCTGCTCGATTCCGCCGTCGACCACGCCTCCGGCCAGCTCAACGACGATCTCACCGTGCTGGCGGTTCGTCGCAAGTGA
- the der gene encoding ribosome biogenesis GTPase Der: MSTSATPNTTAGDGAPPDASLARVAIVGRPNVGKSTLLNRIIGRREAIVEERPGVTRDRHETEASWAGRRFVLIDTGGWSQRGDDLDAKVSAQSEAALDEADVILLIVDATVGSTDDDDQVAGLIRRRSTPVLVVANKVDDTGREPLIWDFLGLGLGDPFPISALHGRGTGDLLDAIVDLLPEGVGIEPGPVEERAPWEPFVDSQAIPEDDPDEPLLDHTTGKEVSVALVGRPNVGKSTLFNRLIGSERAVVHDMPGTTRDSVDTVVDTDLGALRFIDTAGMRRRARVDTGTEYFSMVRALRSVDTANIALLVIDATEGVTHQDQRLAERIDAAGCPIAVILNKWELLSTEARHDVTWQVGQKLHFIGESPVLRISALTGKGVQRILPALESAIDAYQTRIPTRLVNEAIRAAQQAQPAPHGARVLYATQGATQPPTFTLFANRDLPTSYVRYLERSLRERFGLEASPIKLRVKRRD; the protein is encoded by the coding sequence GTGAGCACATCTGCAACCCCCAACACCACCGCAGGGGACGGGGCACCGCCAGACGCCTCGCTCGCTCGTGTGGCGATCGTCGGCCGTCCCAACGTGGGCAAGTCGACGCTGCTCAACCGCATCATCGGCCGACGCGAGGCGATCGTCGAGGAGCGCCCCGGCGTCACCCGCGACCGTCACGAGACCGAGGCCTCCTGGGCCGGACGGCGCTTCGTGCTGATCGACACCGGCGGGTGGTCCCAGCGCGGCGACGACCTCGATGCCAAGGTGTCGGCCCAGAGCGAGGCGGCGCTCGACGAGGCCGACGTGATCCTGTTGATCGTCGACGCCACCGTGGGCTCCACCGACGACGACGACCAGGTGGCCGGGCTGATCCGTCGGCGGTCCACCCCGGTGCTCGTCGTGGCCAACAAGGTCGACGACACCGGCCGCGAGCCGCTGATCTGGGACTTCCTCGGGCTCGGGCTGGGCGATCCCTTCCCCATCTCCGCTCTCCACGGTCGCGGCACCGGCGACCTGCTGGACGCAATCGTCGACCTGCTCCCCGAGGGCGTCGGTATCGAGCCGGGACCGGTCGAGGAACGCGCACCGTGGGAACCCTTCGTCGACTCCCAGGCCATCCCCGAGGACGACCCCGACGAACCACTTCTCGACCACACGACCGGAAAAGAGGTGTCCGTCGCGCTGGTCGGTCGCCCCAACGTCGGCAAGTCCACCCTGTTCAACCGGCTGATCGGCTCGGAGCGCGCGGTGGTGCACGATATGCCCGGCACGACCAGGGACTCGGTCGACACCGTCGTCGACACCGATCTGGGTGCCCTGCGCTTCATCGACACCGCCGGGATGCGGCGGCGGGCCCGGGTGGATACCGGCACGGAATACTTCTCGATGGTGCGTGCCCTCCGCTCGGTCGACACCGCCAACATCGCGCTGCTGGTCATCGACGCAACCGAGGGCGTCACCCACCAGGACCAGCGGCTGGCCGAGCGCATCGACGCAGCCGGCTGTCCGATCGCGGTGATCCTCAACAAGTGGGAGCTGCTCAGCACCGAGGCCCGCCACGACGTCACCTGGCAGGTCGGCCAGAAGCTTCACTTCATCGGCGAATCGCCCGTGCTGCGCATCTCGGCGCTCACCGGCAAGGGCGTCCAGCGCATCCTGCCCGCGCTCGAATCGGCGATCGACGCCTACCAGACCCGCATCCCCACCCGGCTGGTCAACGAGGCGATCCGCGCCGCCCAGCAGGCCCAGCCCGCCCCGCACGGGGCCCGGGTGCTCTACGCCACCCAGGGCGCCACCCAGCCGCCCACCTTCACGCTGTTCGCCAACCGGGACCTGCCCACCAGCTACGTCCGCTACCTGGAACGCAGCCTGCGGGAACGCTTCGGCCTGGAGGCCTCGCCGATCAAGCTGCGCGTGAAGCGCCGCGATTGA
- a CDS encoding DUF512 domain-containing protein — MSAPIVVAVTPDSPADLAGLVVGDELVSVNGQAIRDVIQWRVLTDEPEVHLEVARGGLETEVELHKEAGAPLGIEVDAAVFDRVRTCDNHCEFCFIHQLPPGMRRSLSLRDDDYRLSFLYGNFTTLTRFTEADLERVITEGLSPLYVSIHATDPHARTEMLRNPRGATSLRWLRALLDAGVEVHGQIVVCPGVNDGDVLEDTLAGVLEEYPQLADVALVPLGVSRYNKEPRMRPHTTAEARAVVSTAERWAELAVEVLGRRMIHVADEYYLLAELPFPDPEAYEGFGMHEDGIGMARAFEAELFGSSDEAIGVQPGFFSWVDGAPATGYRAPRWEGGAAAGAADGGLGCGSASFGAAAPDQDSSKSTTEPAPATLPSAGTPVTLGATRSTPPTGPRPIGVLTGALGAQVLEPLLGPLALDDVRLLVVENRFFGGNVGVTGLMVGEDLIRTLEAEPEGDRYLLPDVCLSQGRFLDGLTPDDLPRRVEVVATDGVALRQALGLDDRASTDNRSMNERELIGSRK, encoded by the coding sequence GTGTCAGCCCCGATCGTCGTCGCCGTTACGCCCGACAGCCCCGCCGATCTGGCCGGGCTGGTCGTTGGCGACGAGTTGGTGAGCGTCAACGGCCAGGCGATCCGCGACGTGATCCAGTGGCGGGTGCTCACCGACGAGCCCGAGGTACACCTCGAGGTGGCCAGGGGTGGGCTGGAGACCGAGGTGGAGCTGCACAAGGAGGCGGGAGCACCGCTGGGCATCGAGGTCGACGCCGCCGTGTTCGACCGGGTGCGCACCTGCGACAACCACTGCGAATTTTGTTTCATCCACCAGCTGCCGCCGGGTATGCGCCGCAGCCTGTCGCTGCGCGACGACGACTACCGCCTGTCGTTTCTGTACGGCAACTTCACCACGCTCACCCGCTTCACCGAGGCCGACCTGGAACGGGTGATCACCGAGGGGCTCAGCCCGCTCTACGTCTCGATCCACGCCACAGATCCCCACGCCCGCACCGAGATGCTGCGCAACCCGCGCGGTGCCACCAGCCTGAGGTGGCTGCGGGCCCTGCTCGACGCCGGGGTGGAGGTGCACGGCCAGATCGTGGTGTGCCCGGGGGTGAACGACGGCGATGTCCTGGAGGACACCCTCGCCGGCGTGCTCGAGGAGTACCCCCAGCTGGCCGATGTGGCGCTCGTGCCGCTGGGCGTCTCCCGATACAACAAGGAGCCCCGCATGCGGCCCCACACAACCGCCGAGGCCCGCGCCGTCGTGTCGACCGCCGAGCGCTGGGCCGAGCTGGCCGTCGAGGTCCTTGGACGGCGCATGATCCATGTGGCCGACGAGTACTACCTGCTCGCCGAGCTGCCATTTCCGGACCCAGAGGCCTACGAGGGCTTCGGCATGCACGAGGACGGCATCGGCATGGCCCGGGCCTTCGAGGCCGAGCTGTTCGGCAGCAGCGACGAGGCGATCGGTGTGCAGCCAGGCTTCTTCTCATGGGTCGACGGTGCTCCGGCGACCGGCTACCGGGCCCCCCGCTGGGAGGGCGGAGCCGCCGCAGGTGCCGCCGACGGCGGCCTCGGCTGCGGGTCGGCCTCGTTTGGCGCAGCCGCCCCTGATCAGGACTCGTCGAAGTCCACCACCGAGCCGGCACCGGCGACGCTTCCGAGCGCGGGAACCCCGGTGACGTTGGGGGCCACCCGGTCGACCCCGCCAACCGGGCCCCGCCCGATCGGCGTGCTGACCGGAGCGCTGGGCGCCCAGGTGCTCGAGCCGCTCCTCGGGCCGCTGGCCCTCGACGACGTCCGCCTCCTCGTCGTCGAAAACCGCTTCTTCGGCGGGAACGTCGGGGTGACCGGGCTGATGGTGGGGGAGGACCTCATCCGCACGCTCGAGGCCGAGCCGGAGGGCGATCGCTACCTGCTGCCCGACGTCTGTTTGTCCCAGGGTCGGTTTCTCGACGGGTTGACCCCGGACGACCTGCCCAGGCGGGTCGAGGTGGTGGCCACCGACGGGGTGGCGCTGCGCCAGGCGCTGGGCCTGGACGATCGAGCCAGCACAGACAATCGCAGCATGAACGAACGTGAACTGATCGGAAGCCGCAAGTGA
- the ispH gene encoding 4-hydroxy-3-methylbut-2-enyl diphosphate reductase — translation MSDLDSTAESNLDRGTGDGVELVLLASPRGFCAGVEMAIKALAWLVRTYEPPVYCYHEIVHNARVVQRFEEQGVVFVDDVSEVPEGAPVMLSAHGSAPEVVRAAGAGGGLVVDAVCPLVTKVHHEVKVRSGKGFQIVYVGHEGHEEAVGTMAVAPDSIHRVESIDEVAELPPFETPVALLAQTTLSHRDWSDVAEATRDRFPELWMPGRSDLCFATTNRQSALMELAPRCDAVVVVGSANSSNTLALEKLAREAGCERVYRVNAAEELPADLAGVVGVTAGASAPEDLVSEVIERLSPSSGVEEIRITEEDEYFPPPRALREMRSAIELIAGLGFGRIPGDHVDADRRLPASAVLEALT, via the coding sequence GTGAGCGACTTGGACAGCACTGCGGAATCGAATCTCGACCGGGGGACGGGTGACGGCGTCGAGCTGGTGCTGTTGGCGTCGCCCCGAGGCTTCTGTGCCGGGGTCGAGATGGCGATCAAGGCACTGGCGTGGCTGGTTCGAACCTACGAGCCTCCGGTGTACTGCTACCACGAGATCGTCCACAACGCCCGGGTGGTGCAGCGCTTCGAGGAGCAGGGTGTGGTCTTCGTCGACGACGTGTCCGAAGTGCCCGAGGGCGCGCCGGTCATGCTGTCGGCCCATGGTTCGGCGCCCGAGGTGGTGCGAGCTGCCGGAGCCGGCGGCGGCCTGGTCGTCGACGCCGTGTGCCCGCTGGTCACCAAGGTGCACCACGAGGTCAAGGTTCGATCGGGTAAGGGCTTCCAGATCGTCTACGTCGGTCACGAGGGCCACGAGGAGGCGGTCGGCACCATGGCGGTGGCACCCGACTCGATCCACAGGGTCGAGTCGATCGACGAGGTGGCGGAGCTGCCTCCATTTGAGACGCCGGTGGCCCTGCTGGCCCAGACCACCTTGAGCCACCGGGACTGGTCCGACGTGGCCGAGGCCACCCGGGACCGGTTCCCCGAGCTGTGGATGCCCGGCCGCTCGGACCTGTGCTTCGCCACGACCAACCGCCAGTCGGCGCTGATGGAGCTGGCCCCGCGCTGCGACGCGGTCGTCGTCGTCGGCTCGGCCAACTCGTCCAACACCCTGGCGCTCGAGAAGCTGGCCCGAGAGGCGGGCTGCGAACGGGTGTATCGGGTCAACGCCGCCGAGGAACTCCCGGCGGACCTCGCCGGGGTGGTGGGCGTGACCGCCGGCGCATCCGCACCCGAGGACCTGGTGTCCGAGGTGATCGAGCGCCTCTCCCCCTCGTCCGGGGTCGAGGAGATTCGCATCACCGAGGAGGACGAGTACTTCCCGCCACCGCGCGCGCTGCGGGAGATGCGCAGCGCGATCGAGTTGATCGCCGGGTTGGGGTTCGGCCGGATTCCCGGCGACCACGTGGACGCCGACCGGCGCCTGCCGGCCTCGGCGGTGCTCGAGGCGCTGACCTGA
- a CDS encoding CsbD family protein translates to MSGSTDETKGKIKEAAGDLTGNDDLKHEGKADKAGGKIKDAVDTVKDKLTGND, encoded by the coding sequence ATGTCAGGGAGCACCGACGAGACCAAGGGCAAGATCAAGGAAGCGGCCGGTGACCTCACCGGCAACGACGACCTGAAGCACGAAGGCAAGGCCGACAAGGCCGGCGGCAAGATCAAGGACGCCGTCGACACGGTGAAGGACAAGCTCACCGGCAACGACTAG
- a CDS encoding iron-containing redox enzyme family protein: protein MTSPLPSAVGTLSDGVCSLLANSVGGGPAPTLDELWEMNPGPFDHDAHLALYVLNELHYTGWAGVDDAWEWDSTVVRWRTALAEWFEHSLWAALGSELADPAAEVRRLLTLDGPSTSLYLAEEGTLDQLVESMILRTPYHGKEADPHTFVIPRLSGSVKRALCDIQAGEYGVGHARSHAELFADALVDLGIDPTPNAHIDLCTGPSLATSNLVSLGALRRRLRGVVLGQLSLFEMDSVVPNGRMVECVDRLGCSDRVRWFFQVHVMADAEHEVQAERAFLIDYPQQEPVQVDNLLLGMRAQSLIDSHLAADLTARWSASSRPAVSAVG from the coding sequence ATGACTTCTCCCCTGCCAAGTGCGGTCGGCACCCTGTCCGACGGCGTGTGCTCGTTGCTTGCGAACAGCGTGGGCGGCGGCCCGGCTCCCACGCTGGACGAGCTGTGGGAAATGAATCCCGGCCCGTTCGATCACGACGCCCACCTCGCCCTGTACGTTCTCAACGAGCTCCACTACACCGGTTGGGCGGGCGTGGACGATGCGTGGGAATGGGACTCGACGGTGGTTCGGTGGCGGACGGCGCTGGCGGAGTGGTTCGAGCATTCGTTGTGGGCGGCCCTGGGCTCCGAACTCGCCGACCCGGCTGCGGAGGTCAGGCGCCTGCTCACCCTCGATGGTCCGTCAACCTCCCTGTATCTCGCTGAGGAGGGCACGCTCGACCAGCTCGTCGAGTCGATGATCCTGCGCACGCCCTACCACGGTAAGGAGGCGGATCCGCACACGTTCGTCATCCCCCGGCTGAGCGGATCGGTCAAACGGGCGTTGTGCGACATCCAGGCCGGCGAGTACGGCGTGGGCCATGCCCGCTCCCACGCAGAGTTGTTTGCCGACGCCCTCGTCGATTTGGGCATCGACCCCACGCCGAACGCCCACATCGATCTGTGCACCGGCCCCTCGCTCGCCACCTCCAACCTCGTCTCCCTCGGGGCACTGCGTCGGCGGCTGCGGGGCGTGGTGCTGGGGCAGCTGTCCCTGTTCGAGATGGACTCGGTCGTGCCGAACGGGCGAATGGTCGAGTGCGTCGACCGCCTGGGATGCTCCGACCGGGTTCGTTGGTTCTTTCAGGTTCACGTGATGGCCGACGCCGAGCACGAGGTGCAGGCCGAGCGTGCGTTTCTGATCGACTACCCCCAACAAGAGCCCGTCCAGGTCGACAACCTGCTGCTCGGGATGCGGGCGCAGTCGCTGATCGACAGCCATCTCGCCGCCGACCTGACGGCGAGATGGTCTGCATCGAGCCGACCGGCGGTGTCGG